Proteins encoded by one window of Superficieibacter sp. HKU1:
- a CDS encoding DEAD/DEAH box helicase family protein codes for MADLNLSTLTEADIITKRVMPAILNAGWNDTTQIRQEVKLRDGKVIVRGKVAARRTVKSADVVLYHKLNMPLAVIEAKANKHEIGKGMQQALGYAHLLDVPFAFASNGDGFIFHDKTSTGAIEREITLDEFPTPDELWQKYCLWKGYTAAQMPIVTQDYYNDGSEKRLRYYQLQAINKTLEAVSTGQKRLLLVMATGTGKTLTAFHIIWRLWKAGVKKRILFLADRNVLVDQTKRDDFQPFGSAMTKVTGRTLDPAFEIHLALYQALTGNEEQQKAFKQVSPDFFDLIIIDECHRGSASEDSAWREILDYFSSATQIGMTATPKETHEISNSDYFGDPIYTYSLKEGIEDGFLAPYKVVRVDIDVDLQGWRPVRGQSDLNGELIDDRIYNQRDFDRTMVIDERTELIARTITDYLKRTNPMDKTIVFCEDIPHAERMRRALINLNPEMVKRNDKYVMKITGDDDEGKGQLDNFSDKKKEWPVIVTTSELMTTGVNVKTCKLIVLDQTIRSMTKFKQIIGRGTRIEQDYGKLWFTILDFKKATELFADERFDGIPERVMEATPDDIADPDSGFNETLYEETSDTFSNEDVNGADEDPAPYTTGPLPEEEDNRIRKFHINGVTVGVVSQRVQYYDADGRLVTESFRDYTRKTVLKECASLDDFVQKWQDADRKAAVIKELELQGILWDVLAEEVGKDLDPFDMLCHVVYGQPPLTRKERADNVRKRNYFTKYSDAAQTVLSNLLDKYADAGVEEIENIQVLKLKPFDQMGTLQEIITDGFGDKGTYMRAVSDLESEIYQLPPRSA; via the coding sequence ATGGCTGACCTGAACCTGAGTACCCTGACGGAAGCAGACATCATCACCAAACGCGTTATGCCCGCCATCCTCAATGCTGGCTGGAACGACACAACGCAAATCAGACAAGAGGTCAAACTCCGGGACGGTAAAGTCATCGTGCGCGGTAAAGTTGCGGCGCGAAGAACCGTGAAATCCGCCGATGTCGTACTGTATCATAAGCTCAATATGCCACTGGCGGTTATCGAGGCCAAAGCTAATAAGCATGAAATCGGCAAAGGCATGCAGCAGGCGCTGGGTTATGCCCACCTGCTGGACGTTCCCTTTGCATTTGCCTCTAACGGCGATGGCTTTATCTTCCACGATAAAACATCCACCGGCGCGATTGAGCGAGAAATTACCCTCGACGAATTCCCAACGCCTGATGAACTGTGGCAGAAATATTGCCTCTGGAAAGGTTATACCGCCGCCCAGATGCCGATCGTCACACAAGATTATTACAACGACGGCAGCGAGAAACGACTGCGCTATTACCAGCTTCAGGCCATCAACAAAACGCTGGAAGCCGTGTCCACCGGGCAAAAGAGACTATTACTGGTCATGGCGACGGGAACCGGTAAAACGCTGACGGCATTCCACATCATCTGGCGTTTATGGAAAGCCGGCGTGAAGAAACGCATTTTATTCCTGGCAGACCGTAACGTCCTGGTTGATCAAACCAAACGCGATGACTTCCAGCCTTTCGGCTCCGCGATGACCAAAGTCACAGGACGCACTCTCGACCCCGCTTTTGAAATCCATCTTGCGCTCTATCAGGCATTAACCGGCAACGAAGAGCAACAAAAAGCGTTTAAGCAGGTTTCACCGGATTTTTTTGATCTGATTATCATCGACGAATGCCACCGTGGCAGCGCCTCTGAAGACAGCGCCTGGCGTGAAATTCTCGATTATTTCAGCTCCGCTACCCAGATTGGTATGACCGCCACGCCTAAGGAAACTCACGAGATCTCCAATAGCGACTATTTTGGCGATCCGATCTACACCTATTCGTTGAAAGAAGGGATTGAGGATGGATTCCTCGCGCCTTACAAAGTGGTTCGCGTCGATATTGATGTTGATCTACAGGGCTGGCGGCCCGTGCGCGGCCAGAGTGACCTCAACGGTGAACTGATCGATGACCGAATCTACAACCAGAGAGATTTTGACCGCACGATGGTCATCGACGAGCGTACTGAACTAATTGCACGCACCATCACCGACTATCTCAAACGTACTAATCCGATGGATAAGACCATCGTGTTTTGTGAAGACATTCCGCATGCCGAACGCATGCGCCGGGCGCTGATCAACCTCAACCCGGAGATGGTAAAACGTAACGACAAATATGTGATGAAAATCACCGGTGATGACGATGAAGGAAAGGGACAACTCGACAATTTCAGTGACAAGAAAAAAGAATGGCCAGTGATTGTTACCACCTCAGAATTAATGACCACCGGGGTAAACGTTAAGACCTGCAAACTGATCGTTTTGGATCAAACCATCCGCTCAATGACCAAATTTAAACAGATTATTGGTCGGGGTACCCGCATCGAACAAGACTACGGCAAACTGTGGTTCACCATTCTCGATTTCAAAAAGGCCACTGAACTGTTTGCTGACGAGCGCTTTGACGGTATTCCTGAAAGAGTGATGGAAGCCACGCCAGATGATATTGCGGACCCGGATTCCGGGTTTAACGAAACGCTGTATGAAGAAACGTCAGACACCTTTTCCAATGAAGACGTCAACGGAGCAGATGAAGACCCGGCTCCTTACACCACCGGCCCGTTGCCGGAAGAGGAAGATAACCGGATCCGCAAATTCCATATTAACGGCGTTACCGTTGGAGTAGTATCGCAACGTGTCCAGTATTACGACGCCGACGGCAGGTTGGTCACCGAATCTTTCAGAGATTACACCCGAAAAACCGTGCTCAAAGAGTGCGCCTCACTGGATGATTTTGTCCAGAAATGGCAAGATGCTGACCGCAAAGCGGCGGTAATCAAAGAGCTCGAATTACAGGGCATCCTTTGGGATGTGCTGGCGGAAGAGGTCGGCAAAGATCTAGACCCGTTCGACATGCTCTGCCACGTGGTGTATGGTCAGCCGCCGCTCACGCGCAAAGAGCGCGCAGACAACGTACGCAAGCGTAATTATTTCACCAAATATTCCGATGCCGCGCAGACCGTGCTCAGTAATCTGCTGGACAAATACGCCGATGCGGGCGTGGAAGAAATCGAGAATATTCAGGTACTGAAGCTCAAGCCGTTCGACCAGATGGGCACGTTACAGGAGATCATCACCGACGGTTTTGGCGACAAAGGCACCTATATGCGGGCAGTAAGCGACCTGGAAAGCGAAATTTACCAGCTTCCTCCTCGCTCCGCCTGA
- a CDS encoding N-6 DNA methylase has translation MSISSAIKSLQDIMRKDAGVDGDAQRLGQLSWLLFLKIFDAQEQALEIEQEKYKLPMPERYLWRNWAADNEGITGDKLLAFVNDDLFPTLKDLPVQIDINPRGYVVKQAFSDAYNYMKNGTLLRQVINKLNEIDFTRASERHLFGDIYEQILRDLQAAGNAGEFYTPRAVTRFMVERVDPKLGESIMDPACGTGGFLACAFDHVKNNYAHTVTDHQILQKQIHGVEKKQLPHLLCTTNMLLHGIEVPVQIRHDNTLNKPLSSWDEQMDVIITNPPFGGTEEDGIEKNFPSDMQTRETADLFLQLIIEVLAKNGRAAVVLPDGTLFGEGVKTKIKKLLTEECNLHTIVRLPNGVFNPYTGIKTNLLFFTKGQPTKEIWFYEHPYPAGVKNYSKTKPMKFEEFQAEIDWWGNEADGFASRAGNEQAWKVSIDEVIGRNFNLDIKNPHQAETVSHDPDELLAQYAKQQDEIQTLRHQLRDILGAALSGKEAN, from the coding sequence ATGTCAATCAGCTCGGCTATCAAATCATTACAGGACATCATGCGCAAAGATGCAGGTGTCGATGGCGACGCACAGCGTCTGGGTCAGCTCTCCTGGTTACTGTTCCTGAAGATTTTCGACGCCCAGGAGCAGGCGCTGGAAATTGAGCAGGAAAAATACAAACTGCCCATGCCGGAGCGCTACCTGTGGCGCAATTGGGCGGCCGATAACGAAGGGATCACCGGCGATAAATTGCTGGCATTCGTCAACGACGATCTGTTTCCGACCCTGAAAGACTTGCCTGTACAGATCGATATCAACCCGCGCGGCTATGTGGTTAAGCAGGCGTTCAGCGATGCCTATAACTACATGAAAAACGGCACCCTGCTGCGTCAGGTGATCAACAAGCTTAATGAGATTGATTTCACCCGCGCCAGCGAACGTCATCTGTTCGGTGATATCTATGAACAGATCCTCCGGGATTTACAGGCCGCAGGCAATGCGGGTGAATTCTACACCCCACGCGCCGTGACCCGTTTTATGGTCGAGCGCGTCGATCCGAAGCTTGGCGAATCCATTATGGACCCGGCCTGCGGCACCGGCGGCTTCCTCGCCTGCGCGTTTGACCATGTTAAAAATAACTACGCGCACACGGTCACCGACCACCAGATCCTGCAAAAGCAGATCCACGGCGTAGAGAAGAAACAGCTGCCGCACCTGCTCTGTACCACCAATATGCTGCTGCACGGCATTGAAGTACCGGTGCAAATTCGCCACGATAACACCCTGAATAAACCGCTCTCCTCCTGGGATGAGCAGATGGATGTGATTATCACCAACCCGCCGTTCGGCGGCACTGAAGAAGACGGCATCGAGAAGAACTTCCCTTCCGATATGCAGACCCGAGAAACGGCGGATCTGTTCCTGCAGCTGATTATTGAAGTGCTGGCGAAAAACGGCCGCGCGGCGGTGGTACTCCCGGACGGTACGCTGTTTGGCGAAGGAGTGAAAACCAAAATCAAAAAGCTGCTCACCGAGGAGTGCAACCTGCACACCATCGTGCGTCTGCCGAACGGCGTGTTTAACCCGTACACCGGGATCAAAACCAACCTGTTGTTCTTTACCAAAGGCCAGCCGACCAAAGAGATCTGGTTCTACGAGCACCCCTACCCGGCGGGCGTGAAGAACTACAGCAAAACCAAACCGATGAAGTTTGAAGAGTTCCAGGCCGAGATCGACTGGTGGGGCAACGAGGCCGACGGCTTTGCCAGCCGCGCCGGGAACGAGCAGGCGTGGAAGGTCAGTATCGACGAGGTGATTGGCCGCAACTTTAATCTTGATATAAAAAACCCGCACCAGGCGGAAACCGTCAGCCACGATCCGGACGAACTGCTGGCGCAGTACGCGAAGCAGCAGGACGAGATCCAGACCCTGCGCCACCAGCTGCGCGATATTCTTGGCGCAGCGCTCTCCGGTAAGGAGGCCAACTGA
- a CDS encoding DUF1127 domain-containing protein produces the protein MEFYENRAKRPFIGFVMIWQAFQRWRRQAQAKKVLQRLSDAQLRDVGLKRDDVC, from the coding sequence ATGGAATTTTATGAGAATCGGGCGAAACGTCCCTTTATCGGCTTTGTGATGATCTGGCAGGCGTTCCAACGGTGGCGTCGTCAGGCGCAGGCGAAGAAGGTGTTGCAGAGATTGAGCGACGCGCAGCTGCGGGATGTGGGGCTGAAGCGGGATGATGTGTGCTGA
- a CDS encoding restriction endonuclease subunit S — MTVEKLIVENIDIWTTALQTRSTAGRGSSGKIDLYGIKKLRELILELAVRGKLVPQDPNDEPASVLLERIAAEKAELVKQGKIKKQKPLPEISDAEKPFELPVGWGWVQISEIGHDWGQKTPDEDFTYIDVGSINKEYGIIEEPSILSAKDAPSRARKIVQKGTVIYSTVRPYLLNIAIIESVFSPKPIASTAFAIIHPYSEINANFIYYYLRSPVFINYVESCQTGVAYPAINDKQFFSGMIAVPPSSEQIRITKKIKELMFLCDQLEQHSLTSLDAHQQLVETLLTTLTDSQNADELAENWARISEHFDTLFTTETSIDALKQTILQLAVMGKLVPQDPNDEPASELLKRITQEKAQLVKDGKMKKQKPLPPISDEEKPSELPIGWEWCRLGECINLISGQHLRPDEYEEECHGEMLPYITGPAEFGLISPTYSKFTNEKRAIAAKSDILITCKGAGLGKLNVADTNIAISRQLMAINVISMNSEYLKIVLDSMYGYFQSKGVGIAIPGISREDVMGPLIMLPPFEEQKRIMEKLYKLNFLIEDIKFRIKSAQQTQLHLADALTDAAIK, encoded by the coding sequence ATGACGGTGGAAAAACTGATTGTCGAGAATATTGATATCTGGACCACGGCGTTACAGACCCGCTCCACGGCCGGGCGCGGCAGCTCGGGCAAGATCGACCTGTACGGCATTAAGAAGCTGCGCGAGCTGATTCTGGAACTGGCGGTGCGCGGCAAGCTGGTGCCACAGGATCCGAACGACGAACCGGCGTCGGTGCTGCTGGAGCGTATTGCGGCGGAAAAAGCCGAGTTGGTGAAGCAGGGGAAAATTAAAAAGCAGAAGCCGCTGCCGGAGATTAGCGATGCAGAGAAACCATTTGAGCTGCCGGTGGGGTGGGGGTGGGTACAGATTAGTGAAATTGGTCATGACTGGGGACAAAAAACACCTGATGAAGATTTTACTTACATTGATGTTGGCTCGATAAATAAAGAGTATGGAATTATTGAAGAGCCATCTATTCTTTCAGCTAAAGATGCGCCATCCCGAGCGAGAAAAATCGTTCAAAAGGGAACCGTTATATATTCTACTGTCCGCCCATATTTATTAAATATCGCTATTATTGAAAGCGTTTTTTCCCCAAAGCCGATCGCTAGTACAGCCTTTGCTATTATTCACCCATACTCAGAGATAAATGCTAATTTCATATATTATTATTTACGATCTCCTGTATTTATTAATTACGTTGAAAGTTGCCAAACAGGAGTTGCCTATCCAGCAATCAATGATAAGCAGTTCTTTTCTGGGATGATCGCGGTTCCACCATCATCCGAGCAGATCCGCATAACTAAAAAAATTAAAGAACTTATGTTCCTCTGTGACCAACTGGAACAGCACTCCCTGACCAGTCTGGACGCCCATCAACAACTGGTTGAAACCCTACTAACCACGCTGACCGACAGCCAGAACGCCGATGAACTGGCCGAAAACTGGGCGCGTATCAGCGAGCATTTCGACACGCTGTTTACCACCGAAACCAGCATTGATGCCTTAAAACAGACCATTCTGCAACTGGCGGTGATGGGCAAACTGGTGCCACAGGATCCGAACGACGAACCGGCCTCTGAGCTGCTCAAACGTATTACCCAGGAAAAAGCGCAGCTGGTGAAAGACGGGAAAATGAAAAAGCAAAAACCGTTGCCACCGATTAGTGATGAGGAAAAACCGTCTGAATTGCCAATAGGTTGGGAATGGTGTCGTTTAGGTGAATGCATCAACCTAATTTCTGGACAGCACCTGAGACCTGATGAATATGAAGAAGAGTGCCATGGTGAAATGCTTCCTTATATTACTGGACCGGCCGAATTTGGGCTAATCAGCCCGACGTATTCCAAATTTACAAATGAGAAAAGAGCTATTGCTGCTAAGAGCGATATTCTAATTACATGTAAAGGTGCAGGGCTTGGAAAGCTTAACGTCGCTGATACCAATATAGCCATTAGTCGTCAACTAATGGCTATTAATGTAATTAGCATGAATTCAGAATATCTTAAGATTGTACTTGATAGCATGTATGGTTATTTTCAATCCAAAGGGGTTGGTATAGCTATCCCTGGAATATCACGAGAAGATGTGATGGGACCATTAATTATGCTTCCTCCCTTCGAAGAACAAAAAAGGATAATGGAAAAATTATATAAATTAAATTTTCTTATCGAGGATATAAAATTCAGGATTAAATCCGCCCAACAAACCCAGCTCCACCTGGCCGACGCCCTCACCGACGCCGCCATCAAATAA
- the symE gene encoding endoribonuclease SymE, with amino-acid sequence MTTPDSIALADDQKAPQKNFRQIKVSYTRRQSDYSPMPAVHLTGHWLEAAGFATGTEVDVRITDGCIVLLAKQPEPELEQAMRQMNKLSARKQKQVQEFISVITAKPAKSS; translated from the coding sequence ATGACTACCCCAGATTCTATTGCACTTGCCGACGATCAAAAAGCCCCGCAGAAAAATTTCCGCCAGATTAAGGTGAGTTATACGCGGCGGCAGTCGGATTATAGCCCGATGCCGGCGGTACATTTGACCGGTCACTGGCTGGAGGCGGCAGGTTTTGCCACCGGCACTGAGGTGGATGTGCGCATTACGGATGGCTGTATTGTGCTGCTGGCGAAGCAGCCGGAGCCTGAACTGGAGCAGGCGATGCGTCAGATGAATAAGCTGTCGGCGCGTAAGCAAAAGCAGGTGCAGGAGTTTATCAGCGTGATTACAGCGAAGCCTGCCAAATCGTCCTGA